The genome window AGGCTCTCGGCGCTGTCGCATGTGCAAGCGCACTCCGGCATCAATCCGCAATCGGTGGAGGAAGCCGATGTCTTCGCCATCTATCAGGACGGCGGCGTTACCTGCATTCAGGTGTTTTTCTTCCGTACCGGTCAGAACTGGGGCAACCGCGCCTATTATCCGAAGGCGGATTCGTCCTTGTCCGGTGCGGAGGTTCTCGGCGCGTTCCTGTCGCAGTTCTATGATGACAAGCCCTGCCCGGCCCTGATCCTGCTTTCCGAGACAGTCGAAGACCAGGAACTGCTCGGCGTGGCGCTGACAGCTAAATCCGATCGCAAGGTCACAATCAGCGTTCCGCAGCGCGGCGAGAAAAAGGATCTGGTCGAGCATGCGCTGAGCAATGCGCGCGAGGCCCTGGGGCGCCAGCTCGCGGAAACCTCATCGCAATCACGGCTGCTCAAGGGCGTGGCGGAGACTTTCGGTCTCGAAAAGACGCCGCGGCGCATCGAGGTCTACGACAACTCCCACATCATGGGCACCAACGCCATTGGCGCGATGATCGTTGCCGGACCCGAAGGTTTCGTCAAAAACCAGTATCGCAAGTTCAATATCCGCTCGACAGAGATCACGCCGGGCGACGATTTCGGCATGATGCGAGAGATCATCGAGCGGCGCTTCAGCCGGCTCGTCAAGGAACATGGCACGCCGGAGACCAAGGACGCGCCGGCAGAGGATATCGAGATCGACGAATTCGACGACGATTCTGACGCTTTTCCGGCGTGGCCCGACATTATCCTGATCGACGGGGGCCAGGGACAGATGAGCGCGGTGCGCGGTATCCTGCAGGAGATGGGCATTGCCGACAAGGTAACGGCCATCGGCGTCGCCAAAGGCGTTGACCGCGATGCGGGACGCGAGCGCTTCTTCATGGAGGGCAAGCCGTCATTCACGCTGCCGCCACGCGATCCGGTCCTGTATTTCCTGCAGCGCTTGCGCGACGAGGCGCACCGCTTTGCCATCGGCACGCACCGCGCGAAGCGCAAGAAGGAAATGGTCAAGAACCCGCTCGATGAAATCGCCGGGATCGGTCCTTCGCGCAAACGTGCCCTCCTGCATCAATTTGGCACGGCCAAGGCGGTTTCACGGGCTGCTGTCGAAGATTTGATGAAGGTCGACGGTATATCTGAAGCGATGGCGATTACAATTCGCGACCATTTCCGTACATAGAGTCTTTCTTATTGATATCGGGACATAAATGCGCCCGACTCCCCATTGATGAGCTTGACGGAACGCGGTCGAACCCCTTTGATCGGCACTGATTTGATTGGTTGGAAACATGCCCAGAAACAACGCCTATTCGCTGCCGAATATCCTGACTTATGCACGTATTATCGCGGTACCGCTTGTGGTCCTGTGCTTTTTCCTGGAAGGCCGCCTGCAATCGAGCGATGCGGCCCGCTGGAGTGCTCTTGCGATATTCCTCATCGCAAGCATCACGGATTTCTTTGACGGCTATCTGGCGCGAATCTGGCAACAGACGTCGACAATTGGCCGCATGCTGGACCCGATAGCCGACAAATTGCTGGTCTCGGCCTGCCTGTTGCTCCTGGCGGCGGATGGAACGATCGCCGGCTGGACGCTTTGGGCAGCGATCATCATTCTTTGCCGGGAAATCCTGGTTTCGGGCCTGCGCGAATATCTGGCGGAACTCAAGGTTAGCGTACCGGTGAGCCGGCTTGCCAAGTGGAAGACCACAATTCAGATGATTGCCGTTGCATTTCTGCTGGCGGGCCCTGCCGGCGACGAGATCATTCCGATTATTACGATATCCGGCATCATTCTGTTGTGGATCGCCGCCTTGATTACGCTGTACACTGGTTGGGATTATTTCCGGGCCGGGCTGAAACACGTGGTGGACTGAAAGATGACCAAACTCGTCTATTTCGCATGGGTGCGAGAGCGGATCGGCAAGGGCGAGGAATATCTCGATCTGGAGCCATCGATCGTGACCGTCGGCGACCTGCTGGCGCATCTGAAGACGCGCGGCGAAGAATATGAAGCGGCGTTTGAATATCAGGATGTGATCCGCGTTGCGATCAATCAGGAACATGTGGATCACGATGCACCGATCAAGGGTGCCCATGAAATCGCGCTCTTCCCGCCGATGACCGGGGGATGAAGCATGAGCACGGTCAAACCGCTCATCCTTATCCAGAGCGGGGATTTTGATACTGCTGCCGAAATTGCCCGCATGACCAAGGATCGCCGCGGCATTGGCGCGGTGGTGACATTCAGCGGTCTGTGCCGCGACGAAGCGGGCATGCTGGCGGCACTGGAAATCGAACATTATCCCGGCATGGCCGAGGTTGAAATCGGCCGCATTGCCGAAGAGGCTTTGGGCCGCTGGACCTTGACTGGTCTTACCGTCGTCCATCGTTATGGCTTCATCAAACCTGGCGAGAACATCGTCCTCGTTGTCGCCGCATCCGCGCATCGCCAGGCCGCCTTCGAGGCGGCGTCATTCCTGATGGATTACCTGAAAGACGCCGCACCCTTCTGGAAGAAACAGCACCTCGTCAGCGGCGGGGAAAGCTGCTGGGTTGAGGTAAAGCCGAAAGACAAGGAAGCACTCAAGCGCTGGCAGAAGATCAAATGAATCGTATTGCCATTGGATCACTCGTCATCGGCTTTGTCGCAGTGCTCGTATTGCTGGTCCTGTCTTTTTCCGCCCGGGGCGACGAGCTCAGGGATGTGACCTGGCTGGCCGAGGATATCAATGGCGCAGGCGTGATCGACTATGCGCAGACGACGCTGCTCATCAAGGCCGACGGATCGGCGAGCGGCTCTGGCGGATGCAATCGTTTCATGACAAGCGCGACGATTTCTGGATCGCAGCTCACTTTCAAGCCCGCAGCTGGAACACGCATGATGTGCGCGGCGGCAGTGATGGACCAGGAACAGAAATTCTTCTCGGCGCTGGAGCAGACACGTTCCTACACAATCGAAGCTGCCACTGGAAAGCTGTTCCTGCACGATGAAGCCGGGAAAATCATCGCCCGCCTGGCTCGAGAGAAATAGAAAGAAAATCCTCTAGCAATAAAAAAGCCGGGCGTTTGCCCGGCCTTTTTATTTCAATGGACGTCGGATCAGCCAACGATTTCGGTGCCGGAGAACCAGTAGGCGATTTCTTCCGCAGCAGTCTCAGGGGCATCGGAGCCGTGAACCGAGTTCTCGCCGATGGAGAGAGCAAAAGTCTTGCGGATCGTGCCTTCGTCGGCATTGGCCGGGTTGGTCGCGCCCATGATTTCACGGTTGCGGGCAATGGCGTTCTCGCCTTCGAGGACCTGAACGATCGTCGGGCCCGAGGACATGGAGTCAACCAGCTCGCCGAAGAACGGACGTTCTTTGTGCACTGCGTAGAAGCCTTCAGCCTCGCGGCGGCTCATCCAGACGCGCTTGGAAGCAACGACGCGAAGGCCAGACTCTTCGAACTTCTGGGTGATGGCGCCGGTGAGGTTACGACGGGTAGCGTCGGGCTTGATCATCGAAAAAGTGCGTTCAATTGCCATGAAATGAAACCTTGTCATTAGGGGGAATGGTGGCGGCTCTATAGCGGCAGGCAGCCCATTTGCCAATAGACCTTTTGCCAATCCATCCCGATGGGCACATGGCTGCACCTCTTCTTACCCTCCCCTTGTAGGAGGGAGGATAAGGCGCGGCACCGTTATAAGCCCAAGTCTAAGCAGCGCCGATCTGGCGCGCGATGCCACCATGCAGATCGAGACAGCGCTCGAACCAGTCATGCACCGGATCGCTTCCATCCAGCAATTTATATGGTGTCAGAACCCGAGCCCACTGAAAGGCGCCGAAAACGATGTAGTCGCTAAATAGCGGCCCTTCCCCGCCGATAAACGGCTGCGACACGAGCATCTTGCGCATGGGCTCGAGGCTTTTGGTGAAGGCTTCGCGCTTTGCATCGCGCTCGGCAGCGACATCCTCCAGTTTGCGGCCAAAGATCTTCTCGCGGCTCTCGCGGAAATAGGCCTGGTTCGGCGCATCAAGCAGGTCGTGCACCGGCATGAGGATCACCACATTCATATAGGGATGGATGGTCATCTGCGACCAGCCCTCGACAAAGCGGGCCATGGCGCGGCCGCCCGCGCCCTTGAACAGCGACGGGCGGTCCGGATAGTGGTCCTCCAGATAGAGCGCAATTTCAAAGGAATCCGCCACGACCTTTTCTCCGTCTCGTATGATCGGGACCTTGGCGGAATAGCCGTTCTCGAGCTGCGGAATATCCTTGAAGGAAATCGTATTGCGGTCAAAGGGGAGCCCCTTGTGGGCCAATGACATGACCGTTTTCCAGCAATGCGGGCTGAATGGACGGTTTTTGTCGGCGCCGACGAGTTCGTGCAGAATGATTCCCATGGAAAGCCGCCTCTCTTTGGATAATATGGCAGCAAGACTGACTCTTTTCGGCAGAAAGTCAATTTGATGGAACAGCATTTTCGTATGTTTGCTGCCTACAATCGCTGGGCCAACGAACGGCTTTATGCAGCAGCAGCCAGCCTCGACGACGAAGAATACCGGCGTGACATGCACGCATTCTTTTCATCCCTGCACGGAACGCTGAACCATCTGCTTGTGACCGATCGCATCTGGCTGCATCGCTTCACCGGTGAGGGCGATGCTCCGAAGGCGCTCGACGCAATCCTTTTTCACAAGCTGGAAGAGTTGAAGGCAGCGCGGGAGAAAGAGGATGCCCGCATCCTCACCTGGATCAACGGGCTGGACAGCGCGGCGATTGCCGGGCGGTTCACCTACACGACGATCAGCGATATGCGCACGATCAGCCAGCGGCTGGCGCCGGCGCTCGCTCATCTCTTCAACCACCAGACGCACCATCGCGGCCAGGCTCACGCTATTTTGACTGCGCTTGGAAAGGCAGCGCCATCCTTCGATCTCATCCAGTTTCAACGGACCGAAGAGGGGCGACCTTATTCATAAGGGTTGCATCACCATTGTGCGCCCTTCGACAAGCTCAGGATGAGGGAATGGGTTGGTTGCAGGGTAACTAAGAAGGCGATGTTGGTGATTGTCTCTTGCAACCGACAAACATCCCTCATGGTGAGCCCCGTCGAACCACGCACATCAGATATGCAACACGAATACCTTGCGGAAAAGCCATTTCCCGTGCAAAAGCGCGACCATGCTTATTCTCGACGACATATCCGTGCGTATGGCCGGCCGCCTGCTGATCGATCACGCCAGCCTGAACCTGCCATCCGGCACGAAGGCCGGCCTGGTCGGGCGCAACGGCGCGGGCAAATCGACGCTGTTCAAGGTGATCACCGGCGAGCTTCACGCGGAAACCGGCGATTTCTTCCTGCCGAAGAATATCCGCATCGGCCAGGTGGCACAGGAAGCGCCGGGTACCGAAGACTCGCTGATGGAAATCGTGCTTGCCGCGGATCAGGAACGCACGGCGCTTCTGGCCGAGGCCGAGACAGCGACGGACCCGCACCGCATTGCCGACATCCATATCCGCCTCGCCGATATCGATGCGCATTCGGCAGAAGCACGCGCTGGCTCGATCCTTTCCGGTCTTGGCTTCGACGCGGAGGCGCAAAAGCGCCCTGCCTCATCCTTTTCGGGCGGCTGGCGCATGCGCGTCGCCCTGGCTGCGGTTCTCTTTGCCGAACCCGATCTTTTGCTCCTCGACGAGCCTACCAATTATCTCGATCTCGAAGGGACGCTGTGGCTGGAAGATTATGTGCGGCGCTATCCGCACACGGTCATCCTCATCAGCCATGACCGCGACCTTCTGAACTCGGCCGTCAATTCGATCATTCATCTGGATCAGACAAAGCTGACGCTCTGGCAGGGCAATTACGACCAGTTCGAGCGGTTGCGCAGCGAAGCGCTGGAATTGCAGCAGAAGCAGCGCACCAAGCAGGAAGCGCATCGCAAGCATATGGAGGCGTTCGTCGAGCGCTTCCGCGCCAAGGCGTCCAAGGCCAAGCAAGCACAGTCGCGCCTGAAGGCCCTGCAGAAGCTCAAGCCGATTTCCGCGGTGATCGAAGATCACGTTCAACCCTTCCATTTTCCGGAGCCGGAAAAGGTCGTGGCATCGCCGATCATCGCTGTTGAAAGCGGTGAAGTCGGTTATACGCCTGGCAAGCCGGTGCTCAGACATCTCAATCTGCGCATCGATGCGGATGATCGCATCGCGCTGCTTGGCTCGAACGGCAATGGTAAGTCGACGCTGGCCAAGTTGATCGGCGGTCGCCTGCCTTTGCAAAGTGGCCGGTTGACCGTGGCGCCGAACCTGAAGATTTCGTTTTTCGCCCAGCACCAGCTCGACGACCTGATTCCCGAAGACAATGCGATCGAACACGTGCGTAAATTGATGCCGGACGCGCCGGAAGCCAAAGTTCGTGCCCGCGTTGCGAAAATGGGGCTGGCGACCGTCAAGATGAACACGGCCGCGAAAGATCTTTCCGGCGGTGAAAAGGCGCGGCTGCTGATGGGCCTCGCAACCTTCCAGGGCCCAAACCTGCTGATCCTCGACGAGCCGACCAACCATCTCGACATCGACAGCCGTGAAGCGCTGATGCATGCGCTGAACGATTTCGATGGCGCGGTCATCCTCATCGCTCACGACAGGCATCTGATCGAAGCGACCATGGACCGGCTGTGGCTGGTGCGTGATGGCGGCGTTGCGCCTTATGATGGCGATCTCGATGCCTATCGCTCACTGGTTCTGGCCGACGCCAAGGCCGAACGGGCTGGCAGCGGCAAGGCTATTGCTGACGAAGGTCCGAGGCTGACAAAGGCCGAGCAGCGCAAGCTGGCAGCACAGAAGCGCGAAGCCCTGAAGCCCCTGCAGAAGAAGATCCAGGAAGCCGAGGCGCAAGTGCACCGCTTCCAGAAGAAGATCGATACGCTGCAGAAACAGCTCGCTGACCCGGTCATTTACACGCGCGAACCAGCCAAGGCGACGCAGATCGGCAAGGAAATCGGCTATGCCAAGTCTTCCCTCGCCCGCGCTGAAGAAGAGTGGCTGACGCTTTCGGGCGAGTATGAAGAAGCGATGACGGAACTGGCGCAGTAGCGCCAGTCAACCCTCGGACACCGCTGGAATGACGGCCGTGGTGTAAAGCGAGTGCAACTGCCAGCCAAGCGTCTCATACAGTGCCCGGCCATCTGGGGTTGCCACCAGCGCCGCACGACGTATGCCTTTTTCATGTGAAAGCGTTTCAAGCTGCTTCATGAGCGCTCGTCCAAGCCCCTTGCGGCGATGGTTATCGTGCGTACGAATCCGGTCATAGACGGCAAGCTCACCCGGAAAAGCGATCCGTCCCGTCGCTGCAATCTCCCCGCCCCCATCGAGTATATTCACGATGGTGACGCCGGCGTGCTGCTGATGATCGAAGACATATCCATCCGGCAGGGAAGCAGGACCACCCTGCATCGGCCCGGAGAGCAGCATCATGAAGCCCGGCGATTCAATACGCCAAGGTGGCGGCAGATTGGCCCGGACAATTTCCGGTGGCGCGCAGACTTTCAGGAAAATGGACGGCTCGGCGATAGAATCCGCATGTTGACGGACGTGATCGGAATAGGCCGGAAACACATGCCGCCGCTTCTGGTCCGGCAAACCGACTTCGATGCGATAGCCACCATTCTCGAAAACGGGCGCTGCCACCTGCCGTGTCAGCGCCCATCCCTCGACCCAAATCCCGACAATCTCAGGATCGGCCTTCAAATCGCGTTCATCAATTGCCATCGGCAATCTATAGCTGCTTCTGCATTTCGATCGCCAGCAGATTTTGCTTGCGAAGCGGCAAGGCATAGCCTGCGACCAGTGCACCAACACCGATGACCGTCGATACGAAAAATATCGTGATCGTTGCGTCCCGCAGGGCGTCTGGAGTCGTAGCCTCCGGATAGCCGGCGGCGTTGGCTGCAAGCCCGGCAACGGCAGCGCCGATTGCATAACCGGCCGACTGCAGTGTCGGCAGGAGAGCCGAAGCGCGATCCCGCTCGCCACTGCGCGCCGATTCCATCACCGTCTGGCTAAGGAAGCCCCAGCTGACACCGAAGCCGGTGCCGATAAAGATTTGTCCCAGCATCACCACCAGCGGAATATCGAGCGAGAAACCAAAGACGATGATGGCAAGACCTGTAACAAGCAGGGTCGGTCCAAGACGGATCAGCCAGGCGCGGCGGCGCGGATCCTGAATATTGGCGACGAAGATCGCACATATGCTCCATGCAATGGCAAAGGTGGCGTTGAAGGCCCCTGCCTTGGTGGGACCATAACCCCACAGATCCTGCAGTGTCATGACCAGATAGACCGAGGTGGAGGCCTGCGCTACCGGCATGAGCAGGACGATCCAAAGGCCAATGCCGACCGTGGAATTCAGCGCGAAGGCATCGGATGGAAAGAGCGGTATGCGGCTGCGCCGGTCAACAGCAATGACCGAGGCAAGGACCACAGCCGCACCGACAACGAACAGGACTTCCATCGCAAGCGTGTGCATGATGCTGGCGAGCGCCACGAGCATGATGCCGCAACCGATTGCGGCAAGCCGCAGGAACGGAACAGAAAGCCGCGCGACCTCACCGGAAAATTTCGGCACAATGCGGAACACCAGGGCAATGAAGATCAGTGCAAGCGGCACGTTGACCAGGAACGCTGCACGCCATGACAGGTGCTCGGTCAGCAATCCCGAAACCAGTGGCCCGCCAAAGGCGGCAACCGCCCAGACGACGGCCTCCGCGCCGAATACCTTGGCTACGAGACGCGAGGGAAAGAGCTCAGGAATAAGCGCATAACAGGTGGCGGCGATGATGCCCTCGCCCAGACCCTGGAGTGCGCGGCCGATCAGGACTTCCGTCATCGACGAGGCATACGCGGCGATGAGGGTTCCGGCAAGGAACACCAGAGCTGACCCGACCAGCGCCGTTCTCGCGCCGAGCCGGGCTTTCAACAACGCACCGCTGGCACCGCCGACAATCGAGAGGACGAGGTAAAGCGTAAAAGCCCAGGAAATGAGTTCAAGTCCGCCTATCTCCCGGACCGCTGTGGGCAGCGAGGTAGAAACGAGGAAGCCGTTGAAGGCAAACAGCGCCACACCAAGGCAAAGCGTCATTGTTGCCGCCGAATAGCGAGGACTCAAGAGTTCCGACCAGCTGGTACTGCCGATTTCAGGCGCGTCATGCATGGCATTTCCTCAATTTAAAAGTTTTTTATTTTTATATTCCTCTTAATAAAACAAGCAATAGCTTTTTAAATTTTTCTTGCTATCTTACGACCATGCAGGATCGCACGACAAATCGCATGCTCTATTCGCTCAAGGTTGCCGGGTCGCAGACAGCGGCAGCCCTTGCTGACCGCCTGGGTGTTACGCCTGTGGCTGTGCGGCAAATGCTGGCTCGCCTCAACGAAGATGGTCTCGTTGGCTTTGAAGACAGCCGCGAGAGCGTTGGACGGCCAAAGCGTTTCTGGCATTTGACCGACGCTGGAAATGGACAATTTCCCGACAATCATGCTGGACTGACAGCGGACATACTGGCATCCGTTTCGGCAGTTTTTGGTGATGCAGGGTTGGATCGTCTTATCTCGCATCGTGAAACCGCAACGCTCAATCAATACCGCGCAGCACTTGAGCCCATCGACTCCATCGAGGCGAAAGTCGAGCATCTTGCGGAAATTCGCTCGGCGGAAGGCTACATGGCTGAAACCAGGCGCGAAGCGAACGGTGATCTCATTCTGATCGAGAATCATTGCCCGATCTGCGTTGCGGCAAAGGCCTGCCAGAAGCTATGCCGCTCGGAGCTCGATGTATTTCAGGCGGCGCTCGGACCGGATGTCGAGATCAAGCGGTTCGAGCATATTCTGAAAGGCGCACGGCGCTGCGCCTATCGCATCACCGAAAAGCAACCGGGTAGTTCTCAGCTGGCGATGAAACTGTAGAGCATCGGGCTCATATAATTGTTTCCGACACGCCAATAGTCGCGCAGCGGCCCGCCCTCACATTCGAATCCGAGTCGTGTCACGAGCCTTATCGAGGGCGCATTGTCTGGATGGATGATCGCAGTGATGCGGTGTGTTTTCAGATTATCGACGCAGTGCATCATCAACCCCTGGACTGCTTCGCTCATCAGGCCGCGCCCGTGCCATTTCGTGTTGAGGATGTAGCCGATTTCCAGCCTGCGTTTGCGTGCCTCGCGATGGTGATAGTTGACCATGCCAATGCATTCATCGGATTTGCTGTCAGCAACGGCCCAGGCGACCGATTCATGGGTCGCCGTCGTCTTGGCAAGAATCCGCACCCAGCGCCGGGTTTCCTGAATGGTCTCGCAAGCGGTGAAATCCCAGTAGCGCATCAGATTTTGATCGCCGAGGCAGGCATGCAGACCGATATCATCCTGGGGCTCGAACTGGCGCAGACGCAATCGCGCAGTGAGAATCGTCGGAAAAGGGGCTGCTTGATCTGCCATTATCGTCCCCATTTCGGCGGTGGAGGCACAGTGTTTTCCGCTGCCCTGCGACTACGGCGCAGACGAATAAGGCCAAAAATACTGATGGCTATCAGGGCGATGCCCGCAGGCATGGCGCGTCGGTCGACGGCTATCGCGCCTTTACGCAAGACAAGATCGACTTGCGCCACTTCGAGGCCATCATAGTCGCCGGGACCGATGGTGAAAACATAATCGCCGTCTTCGACCGGATCGATGTCACCGATACTGTCGCGGTAGACCTGCGGACCTTGCGGCGAACCCTTGTTGGTTGCCTTGGAGCTGACATAGGTCAACGTCGTGACGAGAGCGTCCTTGCCCTGGCGTGTCACGACGGCCGTCAAGGCCGTGCGTCCCTCTGAAGGAACAAAATTGCGCAACGGCTGCATATCGATGAAGGCGCGCACCGGCGCGTCACCCTTCTTCAGGTTGACGGTGACAGGCTTGTAGGGACCGGGCCGATCGTAGACACGCCAGGAGCCAATTTCCTCGCCGGAAAAATTGGTAGCAACCCAAGGATATCCCACCCCGAGCACGACACCAACAACCAGGAGAAGCAATAGAATCGGCCGCATCAACAGTCCCTCAAGCCTTCTTTTCCCACCGCCCTTCGGCATTTTGCTGCCAGTAGGTTAGCGTATGGCCCTGCGCTTTCAACAGTTTCCACTGTGCCCTCGCCTGCTCCAGCTGTTGCTGGTCATGACCGTCGAACATAAGTACGAGCCGCTCATAGGCCTCGACATTTTGCGGTTCCGCGCCATCGACGAGGAAGCGCACAGTCGCACCATTCGGATTGCCGTCACCGGTTGTCAGGATGATGGGCTGTTCTTCGGGGTGAGGCTCCTGATCGGTGGCGTGAGCCAGAAAGGAGGCATCGGACCAGGTCCACAGATGGTTGTCGAGACTGTCTCGCCGCTCCTCCGAACCAGTCTGAATGACCACTTTCCATTGACGGGCCAGCGAGCGTTCAACCAGACCGGGCAGCGCGTTTTCCAGCGTCGATTCAGTCAGGTGATAGAAGAGGATTTCGGTCATTTGCGCCCGGGGTCAGAATTGCGTGTGCGTAGATCTGGTCTTTACCATTATCGGTTCCATTCGAAGGCCATTCCACCATTCGCGCAAGCGGGGCCGTTCGTCAATCAGTGCCGAACCCTGCGCAACACTGTCGGCGGCGCCA of Phyllobacterium zundukense contains these proteins:
- a CDS encoding molybdenum cofactor biosynthesis protein MoaE, producing MSTVKPLILIQSGDFDTAAEIARMTKDRRGIGAVVTFSGLCRDEAGMLAALEIEHYPGMAEVEIGRIAEEALGRWTLTGLTVVHRYGFIKPGENIVLVVAASAHRQAAFEAASFLMDYLKDAAPFWKKQHLVSGGESCWVEVKPKDKEALKRWQKIK
- the pgsA gene encoding CDP-diacylglycerol--glycerol-3-phosphate 3-phosphatidyltransferase, whose translation is MPRNNAYSLPNILTYARIIAVPLVVLCFFLEGRLQSSDAARWSALAIFLIASITDFFDGYLARIWQQTSTIGRMLDPIADKLLVSACLLLLAADGTIAGWTLWAAIIILCREILVSGLREYLAELKVSVPVSRLAKWKTTIQMIAVAFLLAGPAGDEIIPIITISGIILLWIAALITLYTGWDYFRAGLKHVVD
- a CDS encoding GNAT family N-acetyltransferase; the protein is MAIDERDLKADPEIVGIWVEGWALTRQVAAPVFENGGYRIEVGLPDQKRRHVFPAYSDHVRQHADSIAEPSIFLKVCAPPEIVRANLPPPWRIESPGFMMLLSGPMQGGPASLPDGYVFDHQQHAGVTIVNILDGGGEIAATGRIAFPGELAVYDRIRTHDNHRRKGLGRALMKQLETLSHEKGIRRAALVATPDGRALYETLGWQLHSLYTTAVIPAVSEG
- a CDS encoding glutathione S-transferase family protein, which codes for MGIILHELVGADKNRPFSPHCWKTVMSLAHKGLPFDRNTISFKDIPQLENGYSAKVPIIRDGEKVVADSFEIALYLEDHYPDRPSLFKGAGGRAMARFVEGWSQMTIHPYMNVVILMPVHDLLDAPNQAYFRESREKIFGRKLEDVAAERDAKREAFTKSLEPMRKMLVSQPFIGGEGPLFSDYIVFGAFQWARVLTPYKLLDGSDPVHDWFERCLDLHGGIARQIGAA
- a CDS encoding MFS transporter, translating into MHDAPEIGSTSWSELLSPRYSAATMTLCLGVALFAFNGFLVSTSLPTAVREIGGLELISWAFTLYLVLSIVGGASGALLKARLGARTALVGSALVFLAGTLIAAYASSMTEVLIGRALQGLGEGIIAATCYALIPELFPSRLVAKVFGAEAVVWAVAAFGGPLVSGLLTEHLSWRAAFLVNVPLALIFIALVFRIVPKFSGEVARLSVPFLRLAAIGCGIMLVALASIMHTLAMEVLFVVGAAVVLASVIAVDRRSRIPLFPSDAFALNSTVGIGLWIVLLMPVAQASTSVYLVMTLQDLWGYGPTKAGAFNATFAIAWSICAIFVANIQDPRRRAWLIRLGPTLLVTGLAIIVFGFSLDIPLVVMLGQIFIGTGFGVSWGFLSQTVMESARSGERDRASALLPTLQSAGYAIGAAVAGLAANAAGYPEATTPDALRDATITIFFVSTVIGVGALVAGYALPLRKQNLLAIEMQKQL
- a CDS encoding META domain-containing protein yields the protein MNRIAIGSLVIGFVAVLVLLVLSFSARGDELRDVTWLAEDINGAGVIDYAQTTLLIKADGSASGSGGCNRFMTSATISGSQLTFKPAAGTRMMCAAAVMDQEQKFFSALEQTRSYTIEAATGKLFLHDEAGKIIARLAREK
- the ndk gene encoding nucleoside-diphosphate kinase; this translates as MAIERTFSMIKPDATRRNLTGAITQKFEESGLRVVASKRVWMSRREAEGFYAVHKERPFFGELVDSMSSGPTIVQVLEGENAIARNREIMGATNPANADEGTIRKTFALSIGENSVHGSDAPETAAEEIAYWFSGTEIVG
- a CDS encoding DinB family protein — translated: MEQHFRMFAAYNRWANERLYAAAASLDDEEYRRDMHAFFSSLHGTLNHLLVTDRIWLHRFTGEGDAPKALDAILFHKLEELKAAREKEDARILTWINGLDSAAIAGRFTYTTISDMRTISQRLAPALAHLFNHQTHHRGQAHAILTALGKAAPSFDLIQFQRTEEGRPYS
- a CDS encoding ABC-F family ATP-binding cassette domain-containing protein; amino-acid sequence: MLILDDISVRMAGRLLIDHASLNLPSGTKAGLVGRNGAGKSTLFKVITGELHAETGDFFLPKNIRIGQVAQEAPGTEDSLMEIVLAADQERTALLAEAETATDPHRIADIHIRLADIDAHSAEARAGSILSGLGFDAEAQKRPASSFSGGWRMRVALAAVLFAEPDLLLLDEPTNYLDLEGTLWLEDYVRRYPHTVILISHDRDLLNSAVNSIIHLDQTKLTLWQGNYDQFERLRSEALELQQKQRTKQEAHRKHMEAFVERFRAKASKAKQAQSRLKALQKLKPISAVIEDHVQPFHFPEPEKVVASPIIAVESGEVGYTPGKPVLRHLNLRIDADDRIALLGSNGNGKSTLAKLIGGRLPLQSGRLTVAPNLKISFFAQHQLDDLIPEDNAIEHVRKLMPDAPEAKVRARVAKMGLATVKMNTAAKDLSGGEKARLLMGLATFQGPNLLILDEPTNHLDIDSREALMHALNDFDGAVILIAHDRHLIEATMDRLWLVRDGGVAPYDGDLDAYRSLVLADAKAERAGSGKAIADEGPRLTKAEQRKLAAQKREALKPLQKKIQEAEAQVHRFQKKIDTLQKQLADPVIYTREPAKATQIGKEIGYAKSSLARAEEEWLTLSGEYEEAMTELAQ
- the moaD gene encoding molybdopterin converting factor subunit 1; this encodes MTKLVYFAWVRERIGKGEEYLDLEPSIVTVGDLLAHLKTRGEEYEAAFEYQDVIRVAINQEHVDHDAPIKGAHEIALFPPMTGG
- the uvrC gene encoding excinuclease ABC subunit UvrC, producing the protein MNDPANPSPNPKQILPDDVKEDDIDVGVAKEEDETPDESGEPLRDVAALISAIEWDSTVVSDGTSGADVIAELVKRLPNKPGVYRMFNEAGDVLYVGKAHSLKKRVSNYARGQGHNNRIARMIRETMKMEFVVTRTETEALLLEANLIKRLRPRFNVLMRDDKSFPYILLTAPKQTDRRLAPGIFKHRGARSSKGDYFGPFASAGAVGRTINALQRAFLLRTCTDSFYENRTRPCLLYQIKRCSGPCTGEISDADYDELVSETKAFLSGKSQAVKTHLSDAMREASAELDFERAAVYRDRLSALSHVQAHSGINPQSVEEADVFAIYQDGGVTCIQVFFFRTGQNWGNRAYYPKADSSLSGAEVLGAFLSQFYDDKPCPALILLSETVEDQELLGVALTAKSDRKVTISVPQRGEKKDLVEHALSNAREALGRQLAETSSQSRLLKGVAETFGLEKTPRRIEVYDNSHIMGTNAIGAMIVAGPEGFVKNQYRKFNIRSTEITPGDDFGMMREIIERRFSRLVKEHGTPETKDAPAEDIEIDEFDDDSDAFPAWPDIILIDGGQGQMSAVRGILQEMGIADKVTAIGVAKGVDRDAGRERFFMEGKPSFTLPPRDPVLYFLQRLRDEAHRFAIGTHRAKRKKEMVKNPLDEIAGIGPSRKRALLHQFGTAKAVSRAAVEDLMKVDGISEAMAITIRDHFRT
- a CDS encoding helix-turn-helix transcriptional regulator, encoding MLYSLKVAGSQTAAALADRLGVTPVAVRQMLARLNEDGLVGFEDSRESVGRPKRFWHLTDAGNGQFPDNHAGLTADILASVSAVFGDAGLDRLISHRETATLNQYRAALEPIDSIEAKVEHLAEIRSAEGYMAETRREANGDLILIENHCPICVAAKACQKLCRSELDVFQAALGPDVEIKRFEHILKGARRCAYRITEKQPGSSQLAMKL